From Echinicola jeungdonensis, the proteins below share one genomic window:
- a CDS encoding IS3 family transposase (programmed frameshift): MSNRERRTFDKAFKTMAVELHLNGKTSTEVGRELGIGPDLVRRWAREFKASESSSFPGNGKQHLTEEEKEILALKKALKEAELERDIPKKGSKHLFQGGQQIFRFIRAHRHEFAVEKMCRVFKVSRSGFYGWLNRKPSKCAEEREEVSREIHKIYAESKCRYGSPKITIELRDRGFSVSRPRVARIMKANGLRSVISGKFSVCTTESNHSFRISPNLLNRNFSPDGPAKSWVSDITYIWTEEGWLYLTMIMDLYDRKIIGWSMSTTMHAGATVIPAWRMAQINRPFFRDLVFHSDRGVQYACGEFKNELDSEKVRQSMSRKGNCWDNAVAENFFKILKSETGYRKYGSVMQAKQEIFEFIEIWYNRNRRHSSLGYLSPDQFGKTNKKITV; encoded by the exons ATGAGTAATAGAGAAAGGAGAACATTTGACAAGGCCTTTAAAACGATGGCCGTAGAGCTTCATTTGAATGGAAAAACAAGTACTGAAGTTGGAAGAGAACTTGGGATTGGACCAGACCTGGTCAGGCGTTGGGCCAGGGAATTTAAAGCAAGTGAATCCAGCAGCTTTCCCGGAAACGGGAAACAGCATCTAACAGAAGAAGAGAAAGAAATCCTTGCCTTGAAAAAAGCCCTGAAAGAAGCCGAACTGGAGCGTGATATTC CTAAAAAAGGCAGTAAGCATCTTTTCCAAGGGGGACAACAAATATTCCGGTTCATAAGGGCTCACAGGCACGAGTTTGCTGTTGAAAAGATGTGCAGGGTTTTTAAAGTAAGCAGAAGCGGTTTTTATGGCTGGCTTAACCGAAAACCATCCAAATGTGCTGAGGAGCGAGAAGAAGTATCCAGGGAAATCCATAAAATCTATGCTGAAAGCAAGTGCCGGTATGGAAGTCCGAAGATAACCATTGAGCTTAGGGACAGGGGCTTTTCGGTGTCCAGGCCAAGGGTTGCCAGGATAATGAAAGCAAATGGGCTCAGGAGTGTGATATCGGGGAAGTTCAGTGTCTGTACCACTGAATCTAACCACAGTTTCAGAATCAGTCCGAACCTGCTTAACAGGAACTTCAGCCCTGATGGCCCTGCAAAATCATGGGTATCGGACATTACCTACATCTGGACAGAAGAGGGATGGCTTTACCTGACCATGATCATGGACCTGTATGACCGTAAGATAATCGGATGGTCGATGTCCACCACCATGCATGCCGGGGCAACAGTTATACCGGCATGGCGAATGGCACAGATCAACAGGCCTTTTTTCAGAGACCTGGTTTTCCATTCAGACAGGGGCGTACAATATGCCTGCGGTGAATTCAAGAATGAACTCGATTCTGAAAAGGTGAGGCAGAGCATGAGCAGAAAAGGAAACTGCTGGGACAATGCAGTAGCTGAAAACTTCTTCAAAATCCTGAAATCGGAAACAGGATACCGTAAATACGGATCAGTAATGCAAGCAAAACAGGAAATTTTCGAATTTATTGAAATCTGGTACAATAGGAACAGGAGACACTCCTCACTTGGGTACCTATCACCTGATCAGTTCGGAAAAACCAACAAAAAAATTACCGTATAA
- a CDS encoding AlbA family DNA-binding domain-containing protein, with protein sequence MKSFYDKEDYKISDIQSLIDNEVEESIYLDFKASDALGKTDGKKKEISKDVASFANSDGGIIIYGIKEENHKANSFTYIDGNEFTKEWLERVINSSIQRRIDEIKIIPIRQN encoded by the coding sequence ATGAAAAGCTTTTACGACAAAGAGGATTATAAAATTAGTGACATTCAATCATTGATTGATAATGAGGTAGAAGAATCAATTTATTTGGATTTCAAAGCAAGTGATGCATTAGGTAAAACCGATGGTAAAAAGAAAGAGATTTCTAAAGATGTAGCTTCTTTTGCTAACTCAGACGGCGGAATTATCATCTACGGAATCAAAGAGGAGAATCATAAAGCCAATTCATTTACTTATATCGACGGGAATGAGTTTACAAAAGAGTGGCTCGAACGTGTAATAAATTCCTCTATCCAAAGAAGAATTGATGAAATCAAGATAATACCGATTAGGCAGAATTAA
- a CDS encoding abortive infection system antitoxin AbiGi family protein: protein MKTRLSSDYLYHFTSDFETIKLILQNGFRHSLISESRPNSPIVDRTFMQQNFLVCFCDIKPDENAFHRQCYGSFALALTKHWGMRNKISPVRYVHFNSCGLEQQYIDLRNFTIGLFKSEHNFKKEAEFEEKIIKNVIAWSFWMDLRGNTNLVEEKINQEYKELIELLKPTNKDKFFNETILKFRQRIAELHHSLEIGDPFLRNYREDFTCPNSGETIKDKVLYDEREWRSCITTHSPEDVVVCESDNGITMKGFLKENHNLVFIDEDLIEIRLDRAESKNKLYRFLEENNTNLDIDLTMDKVKINQ from the coding sequence ATGAAAACAAGACTAAGTTCAGACTACTTATATCATTTTACATCTGATTTTGAAACCATTAAGTTAATTCTTCAAAATGGATTTCGACATTCATTAATCTCTGAGTCAAGACCAAATTCCCCAATTGTTGACAGAACCTTCATGCAACAAAACTTTCTTGTTTGTTTTTGTGACATAAAGCCTGACGAAAATGCTTTTCATCGGCAGTGTTATGGATCCTTTGCCTTAGCTTTGACTAAACATTGGGGCATGAGAAATAAAATATCCCCTGTAAGATATGTTCACTTTAACTCATGTGGACTTGAGCAACAGTACATTGACTTGAGGAATTTTACCATAGGTCTATTTAAGTCCGAACACAATTTTAAAAAAGAAGCAGAATTTGAAGAAAAGATAATAAAGAATGTTATTGCCTGGTCATTCTGGATGGATCTAAGAGGCAATACTAATTTAGTAGAAGAAAAAATTAACCAAGAGTACAAAGAATTAATAGAATTATTAAAACCTACTAACAAGGACAAATTTTTTAATGAAACTATTTTAAAATTCAGGCAGAGAATAGCAGAACTTCATCACTCTCTTGAAATTGGAGATCCATTTTTAAGGAATTATAGGGAAGATTTTACTTGTCCAAATTCGGGTGAAACAATTAAGGATAAAGTACTTTATGATGAGAGAGAATGGAGATCATGTATAACTACTCATTCACCTGAGGATGTAGTTGTTTGTGAATCGGATAACGGTATAACAATGAAAGGATTTCTCAAAGAAAATCACAACCTTGTATTTATTGATGAAGATTTGATTGAAATTAGGTTAGACAGAGCTGAATCAAAAAATAAGTTATATCGATTTCTTGAAGAAAATAACACAAATTTAGACATTGATTTGACAATGGATAAAGTTAAAATTAATCAATAA
- a CDS encoding IS91 family transposase has translation MDILNKRNSGVELSDILLGQKESFLSGNSPCTAQYKAYLDIISCRTSEMGSHTLACDSCGHTKTSYNSCRNRHCPKCQYIKQQVWVEKLRSRLLPVRYFHVVFTVPDFLRPLFYTNQRYGYKLLFEASSAAVKKAALNPAFLGVESGCMAVLHTWGQSLSYHPHIHMLVPAGGLDSDGQEWIVAHKKFFVPVKALSAIYRGVFMEKLIRALEGNLLRIPEKQAKLFADPRLLRREAYAKFWHVYIKKTFRGANQVVSYLGRYTHRVAISNSRIQWTDGKAVSFRWKDYRDNRNRTMSLSCHEFVRRFMQHILPSGFYKIRYYGIMASANSRTKMETCFSLLKKTGYISFYQGLTTYEILEEVLGPDFFLCPCCKRGKMVFGIASPKEKGP, from the coding sequence ATGGATATCCTTAACAAGAGGAACAGCGGGGTAGAACTTTCCGATATCCTTCTGGGGCAGAAAGAATCCTTTCTTTCAGGAAACAGCCCGTGTACCGCCCAGTACAAGGCCTATCTGGACATCATTTCCTGCAGGACATCTGAAATGGGTTCCCATACCCTGGCATGTGACAGCTGTGGCCATACCAAAACGAGCTATAACAGCTGCCGGAACCGCCATTGTCCCAAGTGCCAGTATATCAAACAGCAGGTATGGGTAGAAAAGCTCAGGAGCAGGTTGCTGCCGGTGAGGTACTTTCACGTAGTGTTCACCGTCCCGGACTTTCTCAGGCCGCTTTTTTATACCAACCAGCGGTATGGTTACAAGCTCCTGTTTGAAGCCTCTTCGGCCGCAGTGAAAAAGGCTGCCCTGAACCCCGCTTTTCTGGGGGTTGAAAGCGGCTGTATGGCGGTGCTGCATACATGGGGACAGTCCCTGTCCTACCATCCACATATCCACATGCTTGTTCCTGCCGGGGGACTGGACAGCGATGGGCAGGAGTGGATCGTCGCCCATAAAAAGTTCTTTGTTCCGGTGAAGGCACTGTCAGCTATTTACAGGGGCGTATTTATGGAAAAACTTATCAGGGCGTTGGAAGGAAACCTTCTCAGGATACCGGAAAAGCAGGCAAAACTGTTTGCCGACCCAAGGCTTCTCAGGCGGGAAGCCTATGCAAAGTTTTGGCATGTCTACATCAAAAAGACCTTCAGGGGGGCAAACCAGGTGGTCAGCTATCTGGGAAGGTATACCCACCGCGTGGCCATCAGCAACAGCAGGATCCAATGGACTGATGGGAAAGCGGTCAGTTTCAGGTGGAAGGACTACAGGGACAACAGGAACAGGACCATGAGCCTCAGCTGCCACGAGTTTGTAAGGAGGTTTATGCAGCACATCCTCCCTTCTGGATTTTACAAGATCAGGTACTACGGGATCATGGCCTCGGCAAACAGCAGGACCAAAATGGAAACCTGCTTCAGCTTGCTGAAAAAGACAGGGTACATCTCCTTCTACCAGGGACTGACCACTTACGAGATACTTGAAGAGGTACTGGGCCCGGACTTCTTCCTTTGCCCCTGCTGTAAACGGGGAAAAATGGTGTTCGGGATTGCTTCACCAAAAGAAAAAGGCCCCTGA
- a CDS encoding tyrosine-type recombinase/integrase yields MYEEMLVRNYSPRTISTYISLVSAVSKHFGKIPEQISIGKLKEYLFHKVEVNKMSPSGVNQTISAFKILFKDVLGRSWDPVRIKRPRRPQLLPSVFSKEEISLILNSIRNRKHYCLLALTYASGLRLNEVISLKPCDIDSDRMQLKVRGGKGYKDRYTLLPKGLLERLREYYRYYRPKTYLFEGRTPGKPHSEKSAQCVLKKAMECAGVTKHASFHTLRHSFATHLLEQGTNVRLIQELLGHKSLRTTTVYLHVTNLNPAQIKSPLDEL; encoded by the coding sequence ATGTATGAGGAAATGTTGGTCAGGAACTATTCCCCCAGGACCATCAGTACCTACATCAGCCTTGTATCGGCAGTTTCCAAACATTTTGGAAAGATCCCCGAACAGATCAGTATTGGTAAGTTAAAGGAATACCTTTTCCATAAGGTCGAAGTCAACAAAATGTCCCCTTCAGGGGTGAATCAGACCATCAGTGCGTTCAAAATACTTTTCAAAGATGTCCTGGGCAGGAGCTGGGATCCGGTAAGAATCAAGCGGCCCAGACGGCCCCAACTCCTCCCTTCTGTTTTTTCGAAAGAGGAGATATCCCTTATACTGAACTCCATAAGGAACAGAAAGCATTATTGCCTGCTGGCCCTCACCTACGCCTCCGGTCTGAGGCTGAACGAGGTGATCAGCCTGAAGCCCTGTGATATCGACAGTGACAGGATGCAGCTGAAAGTAAGGGGAGGAAAGGGATATAAGGACAGGTATACCCTGCTGCCAAAAGGGCTGTTGGAAAGGCTCCGGGAATACTACAGGTACTACCGGCCCAAAACCTATCTTTTCGAAGGCCGGACACCTGGCAAACCCCACAGTGAAAAGAGTGCACAGTGCGTTTTAAAAAAAGCCATGGAATGCGCAGGGGTAACAAAGCATGCTTCTTTCCATACCCTTCGCCACTCCTTTGCCACGCACCTTCTTGAGCAGGGAACCAATGTCAGGTTAATCCAGGAGCTGTTGGGCCACAAATCCCTCAGGACCACTACGGTTTACCTGCATGTGACCAACTTGAATCCGGCACAGATCAAAAGTCCCCTGGACGAGCTGTGA
- a CDS encoding SDR family oxidoreductase has translation MAQSILVTGGTKGIGREIIYRFAKEDFDIFTCSRHQDDLDQLEAEMKENFPSVNFYTKVADLSQKEEVKALADAVKLKFIPDVLVNNTGIFLPGAIHEEPEGNFELMMHTNLFSAYYLTREFTPDMIQRKSGHIFSMGSIAGLTAYANGGSYAISKWAMLGMTKCLRQELLEYDIKVTSVMPGATYTASWEGVDIPEERFMKASDVAESVWGAYNLSPQSVVEEIVIRPQLGDL, from the coding sequence ATGGCTCAAAGCATTTTAGTGACCGGTGGAACCAAAGGCATTGGCCGGGAAATCATCTATCGATTTGCCAAGGAAGATTTTGATATTTTTACCTGTTCCCGTCACCAGGATGACCTGGACCAATTGGAAGCAGAAATGAAGGAGAATTTTCCTTCCGTTAACTTTTATACCAAGGTGGCTGACCTTTCCCAAAAGGAGGAAGTCAAAGCTTTGGCAGATGCAGTTAAACTGAAATTTATTCCGGATGTGCTGGTCAATAATACAGGTATTTTCCTGCCCGGGGCCATCCATGAGGAGCCGGAGGGGAACTTTGAACTTATGATGCACACCAATCTCTTTAGTGCTTATTACCTGACCCGGGAGTTTACCCCGGATATGATCCAGCGAAAGTCGGGGCATATCTTCTCCATGGGCTCTATTGCTGGCCTGACCGCCTATGCCAATGGAGGCAGCTATGCCATCTCCAAATGGGCCATGTTGGGCATGACCAAGTGCTTGCGGCAGGAATTGCTGGAATATGATATCAAGGTGACCTCGGTAATGCCCGGGGCGACCTATACGGCCAGCTGGGAAGGCGTGGACATTCCGGAGGAAAGGTTTATGAAGGCCAGTGATGTGGCCGAATCCGTTTGGGGGGCATACAACCTTTCCCCCCAATCAGTTGTTGAAGAAATAGTGATCAGGCCTCAGCTTGGGGACCTGTAA
- the ispG gene encoding (E)-4-hydroxy-3-methylbut-2-enyl-diphosphate synthase, whose protein sequence is MEVKDTVQNFNYCNSLTAYSRRKTIPVNVGGVWIGGDHPIVVQSMTTKDTMDTEGSIEECIRMIESGCELIRITAPSKKEAENLKNIKEGLRQRGYSVPLVADIHFTPNAAEIAARIVEKVRINPGNYADKKKFEEIEYTDESYQAELDRIRERFLPLVKICKKHGTAMRIGTNHGSLSDRIMSRYGDTPMGMVESALEFLRICEDENYHDIVISMKSSNTQVMVQAYRLLVNKLEEGGFQPYPLHLGVTEAGDGEDGRVKSAVGIGTLLEDGLGDTVRVSLTEDPEFEAPVARALIDRYTHRAGHDEIKPIAEYPLNPFDYEKRDSREVYNFGGNNVPRVITDISKVKAITEKEMKNVGHFYLPELDKWKMNDVGCDFVYSGQNPVSFMLPNGLKEIIDWAAWGKVEDHTNKFPAFTLAELKEAGEFHSELNFLKLKDIDVEEAIPVLLGRTDVVIILQSDNKHNMPALRRAFIALINAGISLPVVSEVGYQNQDADQTMLFAATDLGGLLIDGLGDGVMLGLEEKDQSEREALMDTIKLHNSVSFGVLQAARTRMSKTEYISCPSCGRTLFDLQETTAMIRKRTDHLKGVKIGIMGCIVNGPGEMADADYGYVGSGKGKITLYKGKEVVKRSVPSEHAVDELINIIREDGQWIEPEKVE, encoded by the coding sequence ATGGAAGTCAAAGATACCGTTCAAAATTTCAATTATTGCAATAGCCTGACGGCCTATTCCCGCAGAAAAACCATTCCGGTCAATGTGGGAGGCGTTTGGATTGGCGGGGACCATCCGATCGTGGTGCAATCCATGACCACCAAGGATACCATGGACACGGAAGGCTCTATCGAAGAGTGCATCCGCATGATTGAAAGTGGCTGTGAGCTGATCCGGATCACTGCTCCCAGTAAAAAAGAGGCCGAAAACCTGAAAAATATTAAGGAAGGTTTGCGCCAAAGGGGCTATTCCGTGCCGTTGGTGGCAGATATCCACTTTACACCCAATGCCGCGGAAATTGCCGCCCGCATCGTGGAAAAAGTGCGGATCAACCCCGGCAACTATGCCGACAAAAAGAAGTTTGAGGAGATTGAATATACCGATGAAAGTTACCAAGCTGAGTTGGACCGGATCCGGGAAAGGTTTTTGCCCCTTGTGAAAATTTGTAAGAAACATGGCACCGCCATGCGGATCGGTACCAATCATGGTTCCCTGTCTGACAGGATCATGAGCCGCTATGGGGATACGCCCATGGGCATGGTGGAGTCGGCCCTTGAATTTTTAAGGATATGCGAGGATGAAAATTACCATGATATCGTCATTTCCATGAAATCCTCCAATACCCAGGTGATGGTGCAGGCTTACCGCCTGCTTGTCAATAAGCTGGAGGAAGGTGGATTCCAACCCTATCCTTTGCACCTTGGGGTGACGGAAGCCGGGGATGGGGAAGATGGCAGGGTGAAATCTGCTGTGGGAATCGGTACTTTGTTGGAAGATGGATTGGGCGATACCGTCAGGGTGTCTTTGACTGAAGATCCGGAATTTGAAGCGCCGGTAGCCAGGGCTTTGATCGACCGTTATACACATCGTGCAGGACATGATGAAATCAAGCCTATTGCCGAATATCCCTTGAATCCTTTTGATTATGAAAAAAGGGACAGCCGGGAGGTGTACAATTTTGGCGGGAATAATGTGCCCAGGGTGATTACCGATATTTCCAAGGTGAAAGCTATCACCGAAAAGGAAATGAAAAATGTGGGCCACTTTTACCTTCCTGAACTGGACAAGTGGAAGATGAATGATGTGGGCTGTGACTTTGTCTATTCCGGCCAAAACCCGGTTTCGTTTATGCTGCCCAATGGGTTGAAGGAAATCATTGATTGGGCTGCCTGGGGTAAGGTGGAGGATCATACCAATAAGTTCCCTGCTTTCACCCTTGCCGAACTGAAGGAAGCCGGGGAGTTTCATAGTGAACTCAACTTCCTTAAACTCAAAGATATTGATGTGGAGGAGGCCATTCCGGTTTTATTGGGTAGGACCGATGTGGTGATTATTCTCCAAAGTGATAATAAACACAATATGCCTGCCTTGAGAAGGGCATTTATTGCTTTGATCAATGCAGGAATCTCATTGCCTGTGGTTTCCGAGGTAGGCTATCAAAACCAGGACGCCGATCAGACCATGCTCTTTGCGGCTACCGATTTGGGTGGTTTGTTGATTGATGGTTTGGGAGATGGCGTAATGCTGGGCTTGGAAGAAAAAGACCAGTCCGAACGGGAAGCCCTGATGGATACCATCAAGCTGCATAATTCAGTCAGCTTTGGGGTGTTGCAGGCGGCCAGGACCAGGATGTCCAAGACGGAATACATTTCCTGTCCTTCCTGTGGCCGAACCTTGTTTGACCTTCAGGAAACTACCGCCATGATCAGAAAACGCACCGACCATTTGAAAGGCGTGAAAATCGGTATTATGGGCTGTATAGTGAATGGCCCCGGTGAAATGGCGGATGCAGATTATGGCTATGTAGGCTCCGGAAAAGGCAAGATCACCCTTTACAAAGGCAAAGAAGTGGTCAAAAGGTCCGTGCCTTCAGAGCATGCCGTGGACGAACTGATCAACATCATCCGCGAAGATGGCCAATGGATTGAACCCGAAAAGGTGGAATAG
- a CDS encoding DUF6728 family protein, translated as MSDNKFKSFFQLGEVGNYFIRVFKKPDPNKKSNFNLRMMHGINRISIIMFLGALIVWLIKRLM; from the coding sequence ATGAGTGATAATAAATTTAAATCGTTTTTTCAATTGGGTGAGGTAGGGAACTACTTTATCCGGGTATTTAAAAAGCCGGATCCCAATAAAAAGTCCAATTTCAACCTCAGGATGATGCATGGGATCAACCGGATTTCCATCATCATGTTTTTGGGGGCCTTAATCGTTTGGCTAATCAAAAGGTTGATGTAG
- a CDS encoding MmcQ/YjbR family DNA-binding protein, with translation MDIIYFRDYCMAKPGVTEDTPFDEDTLCFKLGGKIFAITGIAQFEYINLKCDPERAMELREQYEGISPGYHMNKKHWNSVYIQRGVPDPLILELTDHSYELIYQSLPQKVKNSITT, from the coding sequence ATGGACATCATTTATTTCCGGGACTATTGTATGGCCAAGCCTGGGGTGACTGAAGACACGCCCTTTGATGAAGATACCCTTTGTTTTAAATTGGGCGGAAAGATTTTTGCCATTACCGGTATTGCCCAGTTTGAATATATTAATCTGAAATGTGATCCGGAAAGGGCGATGGAATTAAGGGAACAATATGAAGGAATCAGCCCGGGGTACCATATGAATAAAAAACACTGGAATTCGGTATATATCCAAAGGGGAGTTCCTGACCCCCTGATTTTGGAATTGACCGATCATTCCTATGAATTGATTTACCAAAGCCTCCCTCAAAAAGTTAAAAACAGCATCACAACATGA
- a CDS encoding ABC transporter ATP-binding protein gives MTYLKIEKVSKQYDEDNMALEGFSLEVPKGNVISMVGESGSGKSSLLRIIAGLEIQSAGLVYLGDQKILNPNEKLVPGYDEIQLIHQEYKLYPNSTVEENIARPLLMYDKAYQKERVEELLDLLTLTAHRHKKPRQLSGGQQQKVAIARALSIEPEVLLLDEPFSSLDAIQKRELIEELKQIFESLQVTVIFVTHDLDDALLLTEQLFIIHKGKLIQQGNAEDVFRHPANLYVAKLFGYLNVLPGKENNFVRPSDIHFLKSGGIKAKVQKRQYLIHYNLLTVQLEGSGEIWRVEDKEREFQEGDTLFLDFDEDKVLYLEK, from the coding sequence ATGACCTATCTGAAAATAGAGAAAGTTTCTAAGCAATATGATGAGGACAATATGGCTTTGGAGGGCTTTAGCCTGGAAGTGCCCAAAGGAAATGTAATTTCCATGGTAGGGGAGAGTGGCTCGGGTAAAAGCTCCCTGCTACGCATTATTGCCGGTTTGGAGATCCAAAGTGCCGGTTTGGTGTATTTGGGTGACCAAAAAATCCTCAATCCCAATGAAAAGCTGGTGCCCGGCTATGATGAAATCCAACTGATCCATCAGGAATATAAGTTGTATCCCAATTCCACGGTGGAGGAAAATATTGCAAGGCCATTGTTGATGTACGATAAGGCTTACCAAAAGGAAAGGGTGGAAGAATTGTTGGATTTACTTACCCTGACTGCCCATCGTCATAAAAAACCAAGGCAACTTTCCGGAGGTCAACAGCAGAAGGTGGCCATTGCCCGGGCATTGAGCATAGAACCTGAAGTGTTGCTTTTGGACGAGCCATTTAGCAGTTTGGATGCTATCCAGAAGAGGGAGCTGATAGAAGAATTGAAGCAAATTTTTGAATCCCTGCAGGTTACGGTGATTTTTGTGACCCATGATTTGGATGATGCCTTGTTGCTTACCGAACAGCTTTTTATCATCCATAAAGGCAAGTTGATCCAACAAGGAAATGCTGAGGATGTTTTTAGGCATCCGGCCAATCTTTATGTGGCCAAGCTTTTTGGTTACCTGAATGTCCTGCCGGGAAAAGAAAATAATTTTGTCAGGCCTTCTGATATTCATTTTTTAAAATCAGGGGGAATCAAAGCAAAAGTCCAAAAAAGGCAATATTTAATCCATTACAACCTTTTGACGGTCCAACTGGAAGGTTCAGGTGAAATTTGGAGGGTAGAAGATAAGGAAAGGGAATTTCAAGAAGGAGATACTTTATTTTTGGATTTTGATGAAGATAAGGTCCTGTATCTGGAAAAATAA
- a CDS encoding FKBP-type peptidyl-prolyl cis-trans isomerase: MQIAENLIVGLTYELKVSKEDEDSVPFSVEVRDQEDPFYFLFGKSGLPEKFEAELADKKQGDHFKFVLEVEEAYGTADDELIVNIPKDQLTEERGFKPEMLQEGNFLPLVDEEGYSMQAKVLKDMGEELILDFNHPLVDFKLHFDGEVLEVREASEEELAFGHVDGSQGHQN; encoded by the coding sequence ATGCAAATTGCAGAAAATCTGATAGTGGGGCTTACTTATGAACTTAAGGTAAGCAAAGAAGATGAAGACTCGGTCCCTTTTAGCGTGGAAGTCCGTGACCAAGAGGATCCTTTTTATTTCCTGTTTGGTAAAAGCGGTCTACCTGAAAAATTCGAAGCCGAATTGGCGGATAAAAAACAAGGGGATCATTTTAAATTCGTTTTGGAAGTGGAGGAGGCCTATGGTACGGCTGATGATGAGTTAATCGTCAATATCCCTAAGGACCAATTGACTGAAGAAAGAGGCTTTAAGCCGGAAATGCTTCAAGAAGGCAATTTCCTTCCTCTGGTAGATGAGGAAGGCTATTCCATGCAGGCCAAAGTTCTTAAAGATATGGGTGAAGAATTGATTTTGGATTTTAACCACCCTTTAGTGGATTTCAAACTGCATTTTGACGGGGAAGTCCTTGAAGTTCGAGAAGCTAGTGAAGAAGAATTAGCCTTTGGCCATGTGGATGGCTCACAAGGGCATCAAAACTAA